In one Pseudomonas sp. 31-12 genomic region, the following are encoded:
- a CDS encoding DMT family transporter codes for MNLSLYLLTVLIWGTTWIALKWQLGVVAIPVSIVYRFGLAALVLFVLLLLSRRLQVMNRRGHLICLAQGLCLFCINFMCFLTASQWIPSGLVAVVFSTATLWNALNARVFFGQKIARNVLMGGALGLFGLGLLFWPELAGHTASPETLLGLGLALLGTLCFSAGNMLSSLQQKAGLKPLTTNAWGMAYGAAMLSVWCLVRGIPFDMEWNARYIGSLLYLVIPGSVIGFTAYLTLVGRMGPERAAYCTVLFPVVALNVSAFAEGYQWTAPALVGLVLVMLGNVLVFRKPRARVLQRTGNLV; via the coding sequence ATGAACCTTTCGTTGTACTTGTTGACCGTGCTGATCTGGGGCACCACCTGGATTGCCTTGAAATGGCAGCTGGGCGTGGTGGCCATTCCCGTGTCGATCGTCTATCGCTTCGGCCTTGCTGCGCTGGTGCTGTTCGTCCTGTTGCTGCTCAGCCGACGCCTGCAAGTGATGAACCGTCGCGGGCATTTGATCTGTCTGGCTCAGGGACTGTGCCTGTTCTGCATCAACTTCATGTGCTTCCTGACCGCCAGTCAGTGGATACCCAGCGGTCTGGTCGCCGTGGTGTTTTCCACCGCCACGTTGTGGAATGCACTCAATGCGCGGGTGTTCTTCGGCCAGAAAATCGCCCGCAACGTGTTGATGGGCGGTGCACTGGGTTTGTTCGGCCTTGGCTTGCTGTTCTGGCCCGAGTTGGCCGGTCATACCGCCAGCCCGGAAACCTTGCTCGGCCTGGGTTTGGCGCTGCTCGGCACCCTGTGTTTCTCGGCCGGCAACATGCTCTCGAGCCTGCAACAGAAGGCCGGTTTGAAGCCGCTGACCACCAACGCCTGGGGCATGGCGTATGGCGCTGCGATGTTGTCGGTGTGGTGCCTGGTCAGGGGCATTCCATTCGACATGGAATGGAACGCGCGCTATATCGGCTCGCTGCTGTACCTAGTGATTCCGGGTTCGGTCATCGGCTTCACCGCGTACTTGACGCTGGTCGGGCGTATGGGGCCGGAGCGAGCGGCCTATTGCACCGTGCTGTTCCCGGTCGTGGCACTGAATGTCTCGGCATTTGCCGAAGGTTATCAATGGACCGCACCGGCATTGGTCGGGTTGGTGTTGGTGATGCTGGGCAACGTGCTGGTCTTTCGCAAGCCCAGGGCGCGAGTGTTGCAGCGGACTGGCAATCTGGTCTGA
- a CDS encoding DUF2165 family protein, producing the protein MNNYTTEKIIRISKIALMAYISFFGLLVMYSNFTDYTTNYEYVAHVLSMDTTNNNERTTYRAITSPMLHHRIYWLIITLEVTYTVYCLVGTYHLYRKLHASACEFHEAKKFSIMGLLIGLFIYYVCLQVVGVEWFDMDRSQTWNAKDWARHIVDFMLPLLMYIALKIER; encoded by the coding sequence TTGAACAACTACACAACTGAAAAGATCATCAGAATCAGCAAGATTGCACTGATGGCTTATATAAGCTTTTTTGGACTTTTGGTGATGTATAGCAACTTCACCGACTACACCACGAACTACGAATATGTTGCCCATGTCCTGAGCATGGACACGACCAACAACAATGAACGAACAACCTACCGGGCCATTACTTCGCCCATGCTGCACCATCGCATTTACTGGCTCATCATCACCCTCGAAGTGACCTACACCGTTTACTGCCTGGTCGGCACTTATCACCTTTATCGAAAACTGCATGCGTCGGCCTGCGAATTCCATGAAGCAAAAAAATTCTCGATAATGGGTCTATTGATCGGTTTATTCATCTATTACGTCTGTTTGCAGGTCGTGGGCGTCGAATGGTTCGACATGGATAGATCGCAAACATGGAATGCCAAGGATTGGGCTCGGCATATTGTCGATTTCATGTTGCCGTTACTGATGTATATCGCATTAAAGATTGAGCGCTGA
- a CDS encoding D-glycerate dehydrogenase, translating to MKKTVLAFSRVTPEMVEHLKQDFNVIVPNPKNGDINAQFNEALPHAHGLIGVGRKLGRAQLENAAKLEVVSSVSVGYDNYDVAYFNERGIMLTNTPDVLTESTADLAFALLMSSARRVAELDAWTKAGQWQATVGAPLFGCDVHGKTLGIVGMGNIGAAIARRGRLGFNMPILYSGNSRKTQLEQELGAQFRSLDELLAEADFVCLVVPLSEKTRHLISHRELALMKPSAILVNIARGPVVDEPALIEALQNNRIRGAGLDVYEKEPLAESPLFQLKNAVTLPHIGSATHETREAMANRALGNLRSALLGERPQDLVNPQVWKG from the coding sequence ATGAAAAAGACCGTCCTCGCCTTCAGCCGCGTCACCCCGGAAATGGTCGAACACCTCAAGCAAGACTTCAACGTCATCGTCCCCAACCCGAAAAACGGCGACATCAACGCCCAATTCAACGAAGCCCTGCCCCACGCCCACGGCCTGATCGGCGTCGGTCGCAAACTCGGCCGCGCGCAACTGGAAAACGCCGCCAAACTCGAAGTCGTCTCCAGCGTCTCCGTCGGCTACGACAACTACGACGTTGCCTACTTCAACGAACGCGGGATCATGCTGACCAACACCCCAGACGTCCTCACCGAAAGCACCGCCGACCTGGCCTTCGCCCTGCTCATGAGCAGCGCCCGCCGCGTCGCCGAACTCGATGCCTGGACCAAGGCCGGCCAATGGCAAGCCACCGTCGGCGCACCGCTGTTTGGCTGCGATGTACACGGCAAAACCCTGGGCATCGTCGGCATGGGCAACATCGGCGCCGCCATTGCCCGTCGAGGTCGCCTGGGCTTCAACATGCCGATCCTCTACAGCGGCAACAGCCGCAAGACTCAGCTGGAACAAGAACTCGGCGCGCAATTCCGCAGCCTTGACGAACTGCTGGCCGAAGCCGATTTCGTCTGCCTGGTCGTCCCGCTCAGCGAAAAAACCCGACACCTGATCAGCCACCGCGAACTGGCCCTGATGAAGCCAAGCGCCATCCTCGTCAACATCGCCCGCGGCCCGGTCGTCGATGAACCTGCCCTGATCGAAGCGCTGCAAAACAACCGCATTCGCGGCGCGGGGCTTGACGTCTACGAGAAAGAACCACTGGCCGAGTCGCCGTTGTTCCAGCTGAAAAACGCGGTGACATTGCCGCATATCGGCTCCGCCACCCATGAAACCCGCGAAGCCATGGCCAACCGCGCGCTGGGTAACCTGCGCAGCGCTCTGCTGGGCGAGCGGCCACAGGATCTGGTCAATCCGCAAGTCTGGAAAGGCTGA
- a CDS encoding DUF6124 family protein, giving the protein MIKETPNPPETDDVSPYESLDSKKFHDAAERALDHYLNPAALKSPANRKPSTMFLIAPDIKDEDLLAHTCESLAQASVMASDFADYLEGPHRHKAMAIQQIVMLAELAANRMLDNVAVPKPAPHS; this is encoded by the coding sequence ATGATTAAAGAAACTCCGAATCCTCCGGAAACCGATGACGTTTCCCCCTACGAATCCCTCGATTCCAAAAAATTCCACGACGCCGCTGAACGCGCGCTGGATCACTACCTCAACCCCGCCGCCCTCAAATCCCCTGCCAACCGCAAACCCAGCACGATGTTTTTGATCGCACCGGACATCAAAGACGAAGACCTGCTGGCCCACACCTGCGAGTCATTGGCCCAGGCCAGCGTGATGGCGAGCGACTTCGCGGACTATCTGGAAGGCCCGCACCGGCACAAGGCAATGGCCATTCAACAGATCGTAATGCTGGCCGAACTGGCAGCGAACCGGATGCTGGATAACGTCGCAGTACCAAAACCTGCGCCACACAGCTAA
- a CDS encoding DUF6124 family protein, with protein MIKETPNPPETDDVSPYESLDSKKLNEAAERALDHYLNPAALKSPANRKPSTMFLIAPDIKDEDLLAHTCESLAQASVMASDFADYLEGPHRHKAMAIQQIVMLAELAANRMLDNVAIPKP; from the coding sequence ATGATCAAAGAAACACCGAACCCTCCGGAAACCGACGACGTTTCCCCTTACGAATCCCTCGATTCCAAAAAACTCAACGAAGCCGCCGAACGCGCGCTGGATCACTACCTCAACCCCGCCGCCCTCAAATCCCCTGCCAACCGCAAACCCAGCACGATGTTTTTGATCGCACCGGACATCAAAGACGAAGACCTGCTGGCCCACACCTGCGAGTCATTGGCCCAAGCCAGCGTGATGGCGAGCGACTTCGCGGACTATCTGGAAGGCCCGCACCGGCACAAGGCAATGGCCATTCAACAGATCGTCATGCTGGCTGAACTGGCCGCAAACCGGATGCTGGATAACGTCGCCATACCAAAACCTTAG
- a CDS encoding LysR family transcriptional regulator, protein MDTLQNMRAFSYVAEAGSFTAAAVQLDTTTANVSRAVSNLEAHLQTRLLNRTTRRIALTEAGKRYLLRCEQILAYVEEAEAEASDAHARPAGQLKVHTMTGIGQHFVIDAIARYRKTHPDVTFDLTMANRVPDLLDEGYDVSIVLASELPDSGFVSQRLGITYSIVCASPAYVKANGCAHKPSDLLNHACLRLVSPVIPLEKWTFDGPEGQEMVTINSSPFLVNSADAMKTAIISGMGVGVLPVYAAIEGLRNGTLVRVMPNYRSQELNLYAIYPSRQYLDAKIKTWVEYLRGSLPEILAAHQAELVAYELSGSLGGVRVAN, encoded by the coding sequence ATGGACACTTTGCAAAACATGCGCGCCTTCAGTTACGTGGCCGAGGCCGGCAGCTTCACCGCCGCCGCCGTGCAACTCGACACCACCACGGCCAACGTCTCGCGCGCGGTCTCCAATCTGGAAGCCCACCTGCAAACCCGCCTGCTCAACCGCACCACCCGCCGCATCGCCCTGACCGAGGCCGGCAAGCGCTATCTGTTGCGCTGCGAGCAGATCCTGGCCTACGTCGAAGAAGCCGAAGCCGAAGCCAGCGACGCCCACGCGCGCCCGGCCGGGCAGCTCAAAGTGCACACCATGACCGGCATCGGCCAGCACTTCGTGATCGACGCCATCGCCCGCTATCGCAAGACTCACCCGGACGTGACCTTCGACCTGACCATGGCCAACCGCGTGCCGGACTTGCTCGACGAGGGTTACGACGTCTCCATCGTGCTGGCCAGCGAACTGCCGGACTCGGGCTTCGTCTCCCAGCGCCTGGGCATCACCTACAGCATCGTCTGCGCCTCGCCCGCTTATGTGAAAGCCAACGGCTGCGCACACAAACCCAGCGACTTGCTCAACCACGCGTGCCTGCGTCTGGTGAGCCCGGTGATCCCGCTGGAGAAATGGACCTTCGACGGTCCGGAAGGCCAGGAAATGGTCACCATCAACAGCTCGCCATTCCTGGTGAACTCGGCTGACGCGATGAAAACCGCGATCATCAGCGGCATGGGCGTCGGCGTGTTGCCGGTGTACGCGGCGATCGAAGGCTTGCGCAACGGCACGCTGGTGCGAGTGATGCCGAACTACCGCTCGCAGGAACTGAATCTGTATGCGATCTACCCGTCGCGGCAGTACCTGGACGCGAAGATCAAGACGTGGGTCGAGTACTTGCGCGGGTCACTGCCGGAAATACTGGCGGCGCATCAGGCGGAATTGGTGGCGTATGAATTGAGTGGGAGTCTGGGCGGGGTTCGGGTGGCGAACTGA
- a CDS encoding efflux transporter outer membrane subunit produces the protein MPRRINRALQTLSVLALSLTLSGCIGTGGIAPQGQALEANSLATDDAIQSAAQDAHWPTAQWWQAYGDPQLNRWIDLAVQGSPTMAMAAARVRQAKSMAGIAESAESLQINGESTLKRHNWPTDQFYGPGELANSTTWDNNAALGFSYALDLWGRESNATERAVDMAHMTAAEARLAQLELQNNIVRAYIELSLHYAQRDIVEATLKQQQQILDLAQKRLSGGIGTHFEVSQAEAPLPETHRQIDALDEEIALSRNQLAALAGKGPGEGAQLQRPTLSLAAPLKLPSSLPAQLLGQRPDVVASRWQVAAQARGIDVAHAGFYPNVDLVGSLGYMATGGGALEFLTGKKLNYSVGPAISLPIFDGGRLRSELGEASAGYDIAVARYNQTLVNALKNISDQLIRRESMDKQQTFAAESVATAQKTYDIAMIAYQRGLTDYLNVLNAQTLLLKQQQVQQRVQAARLSAHAELVTALGGGLGAGNDVPEDSRTQAPKTPMLLK, from the coding sequence GTGCCGCGTCGCATCAACAGAGCGCTTCAGACGCTCAGTGTTCTGGCTTTATCCCTGACCCTCAGCGGCTGCATCGGAACCGGAGGAATTGCCCCGCAGGGCCAGGCACTGGAGGCCAATTCACTGGCCACCGACGACGCCATCCAGAGCGCCGCGCAGGACGCTCACTGGCCAACCGCGCAATGGTGGCAGGCCTATGGCGACCCGCAATTGAACCGCTGGATCGACCTCGCCGTGCAAGGCAGCCCGACCATGGCCATGGCCGCCGCGCGGGTGCGGCAGGCCAAGTCCATGGCCGGTATCGCCGAGTCCGCCGAGTCGTTGCAGATCAATGGCGAATCCACCCTCAAGCGCCACAACTGGCCCACGGATCAGTTTTATGGACCGGGCGAGTTGGCCAACTCGACGACCTGGGACAACAACGCCGCGCTGGGTTTCAGCTACGCCCTCGACCTTTGGGGCCGCGAAAGCAACGCCACCGAGCGCGCCGTGGACATGGCGCACATGACGGCCGCCGAAGCGCGTCTGGCTCAGCTCGAACTGCAGAACAACATCGTGCGCGCCTACATCGAACTGTCGTTGCATTACGCGCAGCGGGACATTGTCGAGGCGACCCTGAAACAGCAGCAGCAGATTCTCGATCTGGCGCAAAAACGCCTGAGCGGTGGCATCGGCACCCATTTCGAAGTCAGCCAGGCGGAAGCCCCGCTGCCGGAAACCCATCGCCAGATCGACGCGCTGGACGAAGAAATCGCCCTAAGCCGCAACCAGCTTGCAGCTCTCGCAGGGAAAGGCCCGGGCGAGGGCGCGCAGTTGCAGCGGCCCACGTTATCGTTGGCCGCGCCGCTGAAACTGCCGTCGTCTTTGCCCGCGCAATTGCTCGGCCAACGCCCGGACGTGGTTGCCAGTCGCTGGCAAGTGGCGGCCCAGGCGCGGGGCATCGATGTCGCCCACGCCGGTTTCTACCCCAACGTCGATCTGGTCGGCAGCCTCGGCTACATGGCCACCGGCGGTGGGGCGCTGGAGTTTTTGACCGGCAAGAAACTCAACTACAGCGTCGGTCCCGCGATCTCGTTGCCGATCTTCGATGGCGGGCGCTTGCGCTCGGAGCTGGGCGAAGCCTCGGCCGGGTACGACATTGCCGTGGCCCGGTACAACCAGACGCTGGTCAACGCGCTGAAAAACATCTCCGACCAGTTGATCCGCCGCGAGTCCATGGACAAGCAGCAAACCTTCGCCGCCGAGTCCGTGGCCACCGCGCAGAAGACTTACGACATCGCGATGATCGCGTATCAGCGCGGGCTCACCGATTACCTCAACGTGCTCAATGCGCAGACTTTGTTGTTGAAGCAACAGCAGGTGCAGCAGCGGGTTCAGGCGGCGCGGCTAAGTGCTCATGCTGAATTGGTGACGGCGCTCGGTGGAGGGCTTGGTGCAGGTAACGATGTGCCGGAAGACAGCCGCACCCAGGCACCGAAAACCCCGATGCTACTTAAGTGA
- a CDS encoding FUSC family protein: MTPSPAPLRWLYSLEWRRGFFDWARSDGVTWVYIFKVLIAAFLTLWLAMRLELPQPRTAMITVFIVMQPQSGQVFAKSFYRFLGTLAGSAVMVALIALFAQNTELFLGSLAIWVGICSAGAARYRNFRAYGFVLAGYTAAMVGLPALAHPDGAFMAAVWRVLEISLGILCATVVSAAILPQTASAAMRNALYQRFGVFALFVTDGLRGRSKRDAFEASNVRFIAEAVGLEGLRSVTVFEDPHMRRRNGRLSRLNSEFMGITTRFNALHQLLERLRSSGADHVVAAIKPGLQDLAELLDGFSGRALTSPDAARLTSALAIYKEHLPTRVRSLRAIFQEREPSDAEQLDFHTAYELLYRFVDELHSYAQTHASLADHSHAREQWDEPFTPQTNWMASAASGIRAAFILVVLGSYWVATAWPSGATMTLIAAATVGLSAATPNPKRMAFQMACGTFLGALIGFVEMFFIFPWIDGFPLLCVMLAPVIVLGSFLTSRPQYAGVGLGLLIFFSTGSVPDNLTVYNPYAFINDYIAMVLGMLVCAAAGAIILPPNSRWLWRRLEQDLRRQVVYAISGKLKGLASSFESRTRDLLHQAYGLAVGQPQVQRDLLRWMFVVLEVGHAIIELRKEQAILPVHPAYAESQPWRQAIRVMGRSLVRLFLQPSQSNLERGLIAVDHAISRVQATDEPFAPHFDTSALRRVKSYLHFIRTSLLDPQSPLSAYATTHSQGLEHAS; the protein is encoded by the coding sequence ATGACTCCCTCGCCCGCACCTCTGCGCTGGCTGTATTCCCTTGAATGGCGCCGGGGTTTCTTCGACTGGGCACGCAGTGATGGCGTGACCTGGGTCTACATTTTCAAGGTGCTGATCGCCGCGTTCCTGACCCTGTGGCTGGCGATGCGCCTGGAATTGCCGCAACCGCGCACGGCGATGATCACCGTGTTCATCGTCATGCAGCCGCAAAGCGGCCAGGTATTCGCCAAGAGTTTTTACCGCTTCCTGGGCACTCTGGCCGGGTCGGCGGTGATGGTCGCGTTGATTGCCTTGTTCGCCCAGAACACCGAACTGTTCCTCGGCTCGCTGGCGATCTGGGTCGGCATCTGCTCGGCCGGTGCGGCGCGTTATCGCAACTTTCGCGCCTACGGTTTCGTGCTCGCCGGGTACACCGCCGCGATGGTCGGTTTGCCCGCGTTGGCCCACCCGGACGGCGCCTTCATGGCGGCGGTTTGGCGGGTGCTGGAAATCTCCTTGGGCATTCTCTGCGCCACCGTGGTCAGCGCCGCGATCCTGCCGCAAACCGCCAGCGCGGCGATGCGCAACGCCTTGTATCAGCGCTTCGGTGTGTTCGCCTTGTTCGTCACCGATGGCCTGCGCGGTCGCAGCAAACGGGACGCTTTCGAAGCCAGCAACGTGCGCTTTATCGCCGAAGCGGTCGGCCTGGAAGGGCTGCGCAGCGTCACTGTGTTCGAGGATCCACACATGCGTCGGCGCAACGGCCGACTGAGTCGCTTGAACAGTGAATTCATGGGCATCACCACGCGGTTCAACGCCTTGCACCAACTGCTCGAACGCTTGCGCAGCAGCGGCGCTGACCACGTGGTGGCGGCCATCAAGCCGGGGTTGCAGGACCTGGCGGAATTGCTCGACGGCTTCAGCGGTCGCGCCTTGACCAGCCCCGACGCCGCACGCCTGACCAGCGCATTGGCGATCTACAAGGAGCACCTGCCGACGCGGGTGCGTAGCCTGCGGGCGATCTTTCAGGAGCGCGAGCCGAGCGACGCCGAGCAGCTCGATTTCCACACCGCCTACGAACTGCTTTATCGCTTCGTCGACGAGTTGCACAGTTATGCACAGACCCACGCTTCGCTGGCCGATCACAGCCATGCCCGGGAGCAATGGGACGAGCCCTTCACTCCGCAAACCAACTGGATGGCCTCGGCGGCTTCGGGGATTCGTGCAGCATTCATTCTGGTCGTACTCGGCAGCTATTGGGTGGCGACGGCGTGGCCGAGCGGGGCGACGATGACGCTGATCGCCGCGGCTACTGTCGGTCTTTCTGCCGCGACGCCGAACCCCAAGCGCATGGCATTCCAGATGGCGTGCGGGACTTTCCTCGGGGCGCTGATCGGCTTCGTCGAGATGTTTTTCATCTTCCCGTGGATCGACGGTTTTCCATTGCTGTGCGTGATGCTCGCACCGGTGATCGTGCTCGGCTCATTCCTCACTTCGCGGCCGCAATACGCCGGTGTCGGCCTCGGCTTGCTGATCTTCTTCAGCACCGGTTCGGTGCCGGACAACCTCACCGTCTACAACCCTTACGCGTTCATCAACGACTACATCGCCATGGTGCTCGGCATGCTGGTGTGCGCCGCGGCCGGGGCAATCATTCTGCCGCCGAACAGCCGCTGGTTGTGGCGTCGGCTGGAGCAGGATTTGCGCAGGCAAGTGGTCTATGCAATCAGCGGCAAGCTCAAGGGCCTGGCCTCGAGTTTCGAAAGCCGTACCCGGGACTTGCTGCATCAGGCCTACGGTCTCGCGGTGGGTCAGCCGCAGGTACAACGGGACTTGCTGCGCTGGATGTTCGTGGTGCTGGAGGTCGGCCACGCGATCATCGAGTTGCGCAAGGAACAGGCAATTCTGCCGGTGCATCCGGCCTATGCCGAATCTCAACCGTGGCGCCAGGCAATCCGCGTGATGGGCCGCTCGCTGGTGCGGCTGTTTCTGCAACCGAGCCAGAGCAATCTGGAGCGCGGATTGATTGCGGTCGACCATGCGATCAGTCGCGTGCAGGCCACTGACGAACCCTTTGCACCGCATTTCGACACCTCGGCTTTACGTCGGGTGAAGAGCTATCTGCACTTCATTCGTACGTCGCTGCTCGACCCGCAATCACCGCTCAGCGCCTATGCAACAACCCATTCCCAAGGACTTGAACATGCCTCGTGA
- a CDS encoding DUF1656 domain-containing protein: MPREIAFHGVYMPTMTLMFFIAAALAWALDRFLSGFDLYRFFWHPALLRLSLFSCLFGALALTVYH; encoded by the coding sequence ATGCCTCGTGAAATCGCCTTCCACGGCGTGTACATGCCGACGATGACGCTGATGTTTTTCATCGCCGCGGCGCTGGCCTGGGCGCTGGACCGATTCCTGTCCGGGTTCGACCTGTACCGTTTTTTCTGGCACCCGGCGCTGCTGCGCCTGAGCCTGTTTAGCTGTCTGTTCGGCGCCCTGGCGCTGACTGTCTACCACTGA
- a CDS encoding HlyD family secretion protein: MKKLFSLLATLLVLALALWIGRTLWVHYMDTPWTRDGRVRADIINVAADVTGEVVDVPVRDNQQVKKGDLLMRIDPGHYRIAVKQAQALVASRKSTWEMRKVNAHRRADMDALVISKENRDDASNIADSALADYQHAQAQLEAAELNLKRTEVRAAVDGYVTNLNVHRGDYARIGEAKMAVVDMNSFWVYGFFEETKLPHVRVGDKADMQLMSGEVLKGHVESISRGIYDRDNPESRELIADVNPTFNWVRLAQRVPVRIHIDEVPEGVLLAAGITCTVVVKQGSE; the protein is encoded by the coding sequence ATGAAAAAGCTTTTCAGCCTGCTCGCCACCCTGTTGGTGCTGGCCCTCGCCCTATGGATCGGCCGCACCCTCTGGGTGCATTACATGGACACGCCGTGGACGCGCGACGGCCGGGTGCGCGCCGACATCATCAACGTCGCCGCCGACGTCACCGGCGAAGTGGTGGACGTGCCAGTGCGCGACAACCAACAGGTGAAAAAGGGCGATTTGCTGATGCGCATCGACCCCGGGCACTACCGCATCGCGGTCAAACAGGCGCAGGCATTGGTGGCTTCACGCAAGTCAACGTGGGAAATGCGCAAGGTCAACGCCCATCGCCGCGCCGACATGGATGCCCTGGTGATCTCCAAAGAAAACCGCGACGACGCCAGCAACATCGCCGACTCGGCCCTGGCCGATTACCAGCATGCCCAGGCGCAACTGGAAGCGGCCGAACTGAACCTCAAACGCACTGAGGTCCGCGCGGCGGTGGACGGTTATGTGACGAACCTCAACGTGCATCGGGGCGACTACGCGCGCATCGGCGAAGCGAAAATGGCCGTGGTCGATATGAACTCGTTCTGGGTGTATGGCTTCTTCGAGGAAACCAAGCTGCCGCACGTGCGGGTGGGCGACAAGGCCGACATGCAGTTGATGAGCGGCGAAGTGTTGAAAGGGCATGTGGAAAGTATTTCTCGCGGGATCTACGACCGCGATAACCCGGAAAGTCGCGAGCTGATTGCGGATGTGAACCCGACGTTCAATTGGGTACGCCTGGCGCAGCGGGTGCCAGTGCGGATTCACATTGATGAGGTGCCGGAGGGGGTGCTGTTGGCGGCGGGGATTACGTGCACGGTGGTGGTAAAGCAGGGTTCCGAATAG
- a CDS encoding DUF4440 domain-containing protein, producing the protein MTDYTEYFDEVIQAHIAIEQWLAEDQDESALERLLTRFSPQFSMISPLGRVLDFAALNELFLLAGGRKLGFRIELSDLRGIALYDGGAVVSYRERQTDATGLHSDRRSTVAFEKQASGPVIWRHLHETFCKQ; encoded by the coding sequence ATGACCGACTACACCGAATACTTCGACGAAGTGATCCAGGCCCACATCGCCATCGAGCAATGGCTGGCCGAGGACCAGGACGAGTCCGCGCTTGAACGCCTGCTAACGCGTTTTTCGCCACAGTTTTCCATGATCTCGCCATTGGGCCGGGTGCTGGATTTCGCCGCGTTGAACGAGTTGTTCCTGCTGGCGGGCGGAAGAAAACTCGGCTTCAGGATCGAGCTCAGCGATTTACGGGGTATCGCGCTGTACGACGGTGGCGCGGTGGTGAGTTATCGCGAGCGGCAGACGGATGCGACGGGGCTGCATTCGGATCGACGCTCGACAGTGGCGTTTGAGAAGCAAGCGTCCGGCCCGGTGATCTGGCGGCATTTGCATGAGACGTTTTGCAAGCAGTAA
- a CDS encoding SDR family oxidoreductase codes for MPVALITGCSSGIGRALADVFKGAGYEVWASARKAEDVAVLAAAGFTAVQLDVNDGAALEQLSEQINQQHGGLDVLINNAGYGAMGPLLDGGVPAMQRQFETNVFAVVGVTRALFPVLRRAKGLVVNIGSVSGVLVTPFAGAYCASKAAVHALSDALRMELSPFGVRVMEVQPGAIASSFAKNAGHEAEQLISEQSPWWPLREGIRARAKASQDKPTPAREFAEGLLKAVQQGKPPRLIRLGNGSRALPLLAGLLPKGLLEAGLMKRFGLKGQL; via the coding sequence ATGCCCGTTGCGTTGATTACCGGTTGCTCCAGCGGCATTGGCCGCGCCCTCGCCGATGTGTTCAAAGGTGCCGGATACGAAGTCTGGGCCAGCGCCCGCAAGGCTGAAGATGTGGCTGTTCTGGCCGCCGCCGGTTTCACCGCCGTGCAACTGGACGTCAACGACGGCGCCGCGCTCGAACAGCTGAGCGAGCAGATCAACCAGCAACATGGCGGCCTCGATGTGTTGATCAACAATGCCGGTTACGGCGCCATGGGGCCGCTGCTCGACGGCGGCGTGCCGGCGATGCAGCGGCAGTTCGAAACCAATGTGTTTGCCGTTGTCGGTGTGACACGCGCGCTGTTTCCAGTGCTGCGTCGTGCCAAGGGTTTGGTGGTCAACATCGGCAGCGTTTCCGGGGTATTGGTCACGCCGTTTGCCGGCGCCTATTGCGCCTCGAAAGCGGCGGTGCATGCATTGAGCGATGCATTGCGCATGGAGTTGTCGCCGTTCGGCGTGCGCGTGATGGAAGTACAGCCGGGTGCAATCGCATCCAGCTTCGCCAAGAATGCCGGGCATGAGGCAGAGCAATTGATTTCCGAGCAATCACCGTGGTGGCCGTTGCGTGAAGGCATTCGTGCGCGGGCCAAGGCGTCTCAGGACAAGCCGACACCGGCCCGGGAATTTGCCGAAGGTTTGCTCAAGGCCGTGCAGCAGGGTAAGCCACCGCGTCTGATTCGACTGGGCAACGGCAGCCGGGCATTGCCGTTGTTGGCGGGCTTGTTGCCTAAAGGGTTGCTGGAGGCGGGGTTGATGAAGCGGTTTGGGTTGAAGGGTCAACTCTAA
- a CDS encoding multidrug transporter, with protein MFIGVLLVITWLILLLRYPAKALPVSVAAAIGLGLVATWVIWMDSREVKQLARLELRITYAPEHCPADRPLQLTMNNGNDVPLTELRWRVAAYAPGDTVNLADNQYAAPRYRGPGELQAGANWEDCLPLPPLRPGYRPQTLEFRAERLQGSFSD; from the coding sequence ATGTTCATCGGCGTCCTGCTGGTCATCACCTGGCTGATTTTATTGCTGCGCTACCCGGCCAAGGCGTTGCCCGTCTCTGTGGCGGCCGCCATCGGCCTGGGTCTGGTGGCCACGTGGGTGATCTGGATGGACAGCCGCGAGGTCAAGCAACTGGCGCGCCTGGAGTTACGCATCACCTACGCGCCCGAACACTGCCCGGCGGACCGCCCGTTGCAGCTGACCATGAACAATGGCAACGATGTGCCGCTGACCGAGTTGCGCTGGCGCGTTGCCGCGTACGCGCCGGGCGATACGGTGAATCTGGCCGACAATCAATACGCCGCCCCGCGCTATCGCGGCCCCGGCGAACTGCAGGCCGGCGCCAATTGGGAAGACTGCTTGCCCCTGCCGCCGCTACGCCCTGGCTATCGTCCGCAAACCCTGGAGTTTCGCGCCGAGCGTTTGCAGGGTAGTTTCTCCGACTGA